The following are from one region of the Pseudomonadota bacterium genome:
- a CDS encoding multidrug efflux RND transporter permease subunit, giving the protein MSKFFINRPIVAMVISIMFVVFGLVAMFQLPVAQFPDIVPPEIQIWTTYTGADAETVEQSVATPMEQKLSGVDNMNYMYSVNASNGTMRIFVNFDVKTDPNTDLIFTQIRQNLSQPQLPIDVRNYGVNIQKSRSSPLMILGLYSPKGTYDSTFLGNYANINIIDQLLRTPGVAQVNLFGASDYAIRIWVNPDTLGKLGITVPDIVSAIQKQNTVNPAGQIGAEPAPPGQEFTYTVRAKGRLVSPEDFEAIVVRANPDGSIVRLKDVARVELGAQAYNVKSRIDGRDAGMLGIYQLPGSNALTTVEGVKKVMEEAKKRFPADLDYVVSLDTTRSINEGISEIIKTLLEALALVILVVFLFLQGWRATLIPALAVPVSLIGTFAVFPFLGFSINTLSLFGLVLAIGLVVDDSIIVVEATERHIEEGLSPKEASLKAMEEVSGPVMAIALILAAVFIPTVFIPGITGRLYQQFAVTIAISVIISAFNALTLSPALCALLLKPGKTHGPLAPFFEWFNRVFNRASRGYVSVCGSLIRKSTFSLLFLAFIAIMSGLLGKGLPAGFLPNEDVGYFYVNMALPNAASLQRTADTMKKVEDVLSKTPGIEHYQTIAGLSLMSIAQNTYSGFAFVSLKEWKDRKKPEEKYLAIMDHVRQELGKLPQGVSFVFPPPPIQGIGLAGGAQVVLQDRAGRDINYLSENVNKFIEAARKRPELESVITTFLPAVPQLFVDVDRDKVLKQGVDLGQVYQTLQAFMGGYFVNYFNRFGRQWQVYVQAEGAYRTKAENIRRFYVNNDRGDPVPLSALTNIKSRPGPEFTMRYNLYRSAQVNATGKRGYSSGQVMNALEEVHKQTMPSDIGIGYIGMSFQEKKAREGIPAAAIFGFSLFCVFLILAALYESWSLPLSVLLGTPVAIFGAFAAIWLRGLENNVYAQIALIVLIGLSAKNAILIVEFAKTRHEQGKGIVESALEGAQLRLRPILMTSFAFLLGVLPLAVSTGAGGNAHQTMGTAVMGGTATASVIAIFLIPVTFYVVEKTVRRKKKKAPVLEEETAAGRTNDGKEEDNHA; this is encoded by the coding sequence ATGTCAAAGTTCTTCATAAACCGCCCTATCGTTGCTATGGTCATCTCCATTATGTTCGTTGTCTTTGGATTGGTAGCAATGTTTCAGTTGCCGGTGGCACAATTTCCCGACATTGTTCCCCCTGAGATTCAGATCTGGACAACTTATACAGGCGCAGATGCCGAAACAGTGGAGCAATCAGTCGCCACACCCATGGAGCAGAAGTTAAGCGGCGTGGATAATATGAACTACATGTATTCAGTGAATGCCAGTAACGGAACCATGCGTATCTTCGTAAACTTCGACGTCAAGACCGACCCCAATACCGATCTGATTTTCACTCAGATACGCCAGAACCTGTCTCAGCCTCAACTTCCCATTGATGTTCGAAATTACGGGGTGAACATTCAGAAATCAAGGTCATCACCGCTCATGATTCTGGGACTCTACTCACCAAAAGGAACATACGACTCAACATTCCTGGGGAATTACGCCAACATCAACATTATAGACCAGTTGCTCCGGACGCCCGGTGTTGCCCAGGTTAATCTCTTTGGTGCTTCAGATTATGCGATTCGTATCTGGGTCAATCCGGATACTCTGGGTAAACTGGGAATAACTGTCCCCGATATTGTCAGCGCTATCCAGAAACAGAACACCGTCAACCCTGCTGGGCAGATCGGGGCAGAACCGGCGCCTCCGGGACAGGAATTCACCTATACGGTCCGGGCAAAGGGTCGCCTTGTTTCACCGGAAGACTTCGAGGCAATTGTGGTTCGTGCAAACCCCGACGGATCGATTGTCCGGTTGAAAGACGTAGCCCGCGTTGAGCTTGGCGCCCAGGCTTACAACGTTAAGAGTCGGATAGACGGAAGAGATGCGGGTATGTTGGGCATCTATCAGTTGCCCGGATCCAACGCTCTCACAACCGTGGAGGGTGTAAAGAAGGTGATGGAGGAAGCTAAAAAACGCTTTCCCGCCGATCTCGATTACGTGGTTTCCCTCGACACGACGAGGTCCATTAATGAGGGCATCAGCGAAATTATTAAGACTCTCCTGGAAGCTCTGGCGCTGGTGATCCTCGTGGTTTTTCTCTTCCTTCAAGGATGGAGGGCGACTCTCATCCCTGCGCTCGCTGTGCCCGTCTCCCTCATCGGCACATTTGCCGTTTTTCCTTTTCTTGGTTTTTCTATCAACACCCTTTCGCTTTTTGGCCTTGTCCTTGCTATCGGCCTGGTGGTCGACGATTCCATCATTGTTGTAGAAGCCACAGAACGTCACATCGAGGAAGGATTGTCGCCAAAGGAAGCATCTCTCAAGGCTATGGAGGAGGTGTCAGGCCCGGTTATGGCCATTGCGCTGATTCTCGCAGCCGTCTTCATCCCCACGGTCTTCATTCCGGGCATCACCGGCAGGCTTTATCAGCAGTTTGCCGTGACCATTGCCATCTCAGTCATTATTTCGGCCTTTAACGCCCTGACCTTGAGTCCAGCGCTTTGTGCCCTGCTTCTGAAACCGGGGAAAACACATGGACCCCTCGCCCCCTTCTTCGAATGGTTTAACCGGGTCTTCAACAGGGCCTCCAGGGGGTATGTCAGCGTATGCGGGTCGTTGATCCGCAAGAGTACTTTCAGCCTTCTCTTCCTGGCTTTCATAGCAATTATGAGCGGTCTTCTCGGCAAGGGACTTCCTGCCGGCTTCCTCCCGAATGAAGATGTCGGATATTTCTATGTAAACATGGCTCTTCCAAACGCCGCTTCGCTCCAGCGCACCGCCGACACCATGAAAAAAGTCGAGGATGTCTTAAGCAAAACGCCGGGAATCGAACATTACCAGACTATTGCGGGACTCAGCCTGATGAGCATTGCCCAGAATACATACAGCGGTTTTGCTTTTGTAAGTCTGAAAGAATGGAAGGATCGCAAAAAGCCCGAGGAGAAGTATCTGGCGATTATGGACCATGTGAGGCAGGAGTTAGGCAAATTGCCCCAGGGCGTTTCTTTTGTCTTTCCCCCGCCCCCGATTCAGGGCATTGGCCTTGCCGGGGGTGCCCAGGTTGTCCTGCAGGATCGGGCAGGCAGGGATATTAACTACCTCTCGGAGAATGTGAACAAATTCATCGAAGCGGCGCGCAAGAGGCCTGAACTGGAGAGCGTGATCACCACTTTTCTTCCGGCAGTGCCTCAACTCTTTGTGGATGTAGACCGCGACAAGGTCCTCAAACAGGGGGTTGATCTGGGGCAGGTCTATCAAACCCTGCAGGCTTTCATGGGCGGCTACTTTGTGAATTACTTCAATCGTTTCGGCCGCCAGTGGCAGGTCTATGTTCAGGCAGAAGGAGCCTACCGGACAAAAGCCGAAAACATCCGACGGTTCTACGTGAATAATGACAGAGGCGATCCGGTGCCGCTTTCGGCATTGACAAACATAAAGTCGCGCCCGGGCCCGGAATTCACCATGCGTTACAACCTTTATCGTTCCGCTCAGGTCAACGCCACCGGTAAGCGGGGATACAGCTCCGGACAGGTAATGAATGCGCTGGAGGAGGTGCATAAGCAGACTATGCCTTCGGATATCGGGATCGGTTATATCGGCATGAGCTTCCAGGAAAAAAAGGCGCGGGAAGGCATCCCTGCGGCGGCCATCTTCGGTTTTTCGCTGTTCTGCGTCTTTCTGATCCTTGCAGCCCTGTATGAGAGTTGGTCCTTGCCGCTTAGCGTACTTCTCGGCACCCCGGTTGCAATATTCGGAGCCTTTGCCGCTATATGGCTGCGCGGATTGGAAAATAACGTCTATGCCCAGATCGCTCTCATCGTCCTCATCGGCCTGTCTGCAAAGAATGCGATTCTTATCGTCGAATTTGCGAAAACAAGACATGAGCAGGGGAAAGGAATTGTAGAATCTGCGCTTGAGGGAGCACAGCTTCGTCTCAGACCCATACTTATGACATCCTTTGCCTTTCTCCTCGGGGTACTCCCTCTTGCTGTTTCGACCGGCGCAGGCGGGAACGCTCACCAGACCATGGGAACCGCGGTAATGGGCGGCACAGCAACGGCATCGGTAATTGCTATTTTCCTTATTCCCGTTACCTTTTATGTTGTGGAAAAGACTGTCCGTCGGAAAAAGAAAAAAGCACCGGTCTTAGAAGAGGAGACGGCTGCAGGTCGGACGAATGACGGGAAGGAGGAGGATAACCATGCATAG
- a CDS encoding efflux transporter outer membrane subunit, which yields MHRRKTACSTIVTIFLFLSFSGCAIGPDYRRPSIDAPSSWRLTEPEAKDLADTTWWKQFDDPVLNELITSALKENKDLRMAAARVEEFIGRYGITRSALFPQVSVSGIGQRKGGTDYTNPPWSSAADNPYNNFQAFSSASWEIDMWGRIRRATEASRADLLGTEEGRRGVILTVVTAVAIAYTDLRHLDKQLEIAQRTAKSRKDSFNLFSLRFERGLISELELRQAESEYKSALATIPLLEKLIGQQEDGLNVLLGRNPGPIPRGRHLDTLVLPEVPAGLPSQLLGRRPDIRQAEQNLIAANARIGVAKALYFPSISLTGSYGVESKDLSNLFTGPSKMWSYGVPVTVPIFTAGGIAGQVKAAEALRDQNLIRYQQVIQQAFREVEDALIDQRKSREQLAMLKQQLEALRSYSSLATLRYENGYTSYLEVLDAERGLFNAELAYAQTQGVLFRALVNLYKSVGGGWVAHADKITEER from the coding sequence ATGCATAGGAGAAAAACTGCATGCAGCACTATTGTCACAATTTTCCTTTTTCTCTCCTTTTCCGGTTGCGCAATCGGACCAGATTACCGGCGTCCTTCCATCGACGCACCGTCATCATGGCGTCTCACTGAGCCCGAGGCAAAGGACCTTGCAGACACAACCTGGTGGAAACAGTTTGATGATCCTGTCCTTAACGAACTTATCACATCGGCACTCAAGGAGAACAAAGATCTCCGTATGGCAGCGGCAAGGGTTGAGGAATTTATTGGACGCTACGGCATTACGCGCTCAGCGCTCTTTCCGCAAGTCAGTGTGTCCGGCATCGGGCAGAGAAAAGGCGGGACGGATTATACCAATCCTCCCTGGTCATCTGCGGCTGATAACCCCTATAACAACTTTCAGGCATTTTCAAGTGCGAGTTGGGAGATTGACATGTGGGGACGTATACGCAGGGCCACCGAGGCAAGCCGCGCCGACCTGCTCGGCACCGAAGAAGGGCGGAGGGGCGTGATCTTAACGGTAGTAACAGCGGTTGCAATAGCCTACACAGATTTGCGTCATCTGGACAAACAGCTTGAAATTGCACAAAGGACGGCAAAAAGCCGGAAAGATTCCTTCAATCTCTTCAGCCTTCGCTTCGAACGGGGACTTATCTCGGAGCTGGAGCTTCGCCAGGCAGAATCTGAATATAAGTCGGCTCTTGCTACAATCCCTTTGCTTGAAAAGCTCATCGGTCAGCAGGAAGACGGTCTGAATGTGTTACTCGGGCGGAACCCAGGTCCCATACCGCGCGGCAGGCATCTTGATACCCTTGTGCTCCCGGAGGTGCCGGCAGGCTTGCCCTCTCAGCTTCTTGGCAGGCGCCCTGATATACGCCAGGCCGAGCAGAACCTTATTGCTGCCAATGCCCGGATCGGCGTGGCAAAGGCGCTCTATTTCCCCAGCATCTCTCTAACCGGTTCCTATGGTGTAGAGAGTAAGGACCTCTCGAATCTCTTCACAGGACCTTCCAAAATGTGGAGTTATGGAGTACCGGTTACGGTGCCGATCTTTACCGCAGGTGGCATTGCAGGACAAGTGAAAGCGGCAGAGGCACTGCGGGATCAAAACCTTATCAGATATCAACAGGTGATCCAGCAGGCATTCCGTGAGGTAGAGGACGCTCTTATCGATCAGCGAAAATCGAGGGAGCAACTGGCCATGCTGAAACAGCAACTGGAAGCGCTGCGCAGCTATTCGAGCCTCGCAACCCTGCGCTACGAGAATGGCTACACCAGCTATCTGGAGGTTCTCGACGCAGAGAGGGGCCTCTTTAATGCCGAGCTTGCCTATGCCCAGACTCAGGGGGTTCTCTTCCGGGCGCTTGTGAACCTTTACAAATCAGTTGGCGGCGGCTGGGTAGCACATGCGGATAAGATAACAGAAGAGAGATGA
- a CDS encoding ATP-binding protein → MIQRSLQGAIIASMKKYPVVGILGSRQVGKTTLAKAIQEMFLPDSVYLDLELPSDWNKLQDPELYLGQFSNTGVIIDEIQRMPALFPLIRALVDQNRIGGRFLILGSASPDLLHRSSETLAGRIIYHELSPFTMFEASHDEPQKLWLRGGYPGSYLAENDQESLDWRESYIKTYLEMDIPQLGIRIPSAQLRRFWTMLAHLHGQLWNGNKIAGSLGVSAPTIRHYLDILEDTFIVRQLQPYHANVKKRLIKSPKVYIRDAGLLHALLRIRNFDDLQGHPSLGSSWEGFVIEQIIALLSGNREIYFYRTNAGAEIDLLFFDNKNNPVAVEIKYSMSPSVSRGFWNACEDLSCTMGYVVYPGNEIYPVGKNIFTLPFKQLEKILE, encoded by the coding sequence ATGATCCAAAGAAGCCTCCAGGGTGCCATCATCGCTTCCATGAAAAAATACCCGGTTGTCGGTATTCTTGGTTCCAGGCAGGTAGGAAAAACAACCCTTGCAAAGGCTATACAGGAGATGTTCCTGCCTGATTCGGTCTATCTTGATCTGGAGCTTCCTTCTGATTGGAACAAACTTCAAGATCCTGAACTCTACCTTGGGCAGTTCAGCAACACCGGTGTGATTATTGATGAGATACAAAGGATGCCGGCATTATTCCCGCTCATCAGGGCACTGGTGGATCAAAACAGAATTGGCGGTCGTTTCCTCATCCTTGGGTCAGCTTCACCGGATCTCTTGCATCGTTCCTCGGAGACCCTTGCCGGTCGCATCATCTATCATGAGCTTTCACCGTTCACAATGTTTGAGGCCAGCCATGACGAACCTCAGAAGCTTTGGCTTCGCGGTGGATATCCAGGAAGCTATTTGGCAGAAAATGACCAGGAAAGCCTTGACTGGCGGGAATCATACATAAAGACCTATCTGGAGATGGACATTCCGCAGCTTGGCATACGCATACCTTCGGCACAGCTCAGAAGGTTCTGGACCATGCTCGCCCATTTACACGGACAGCTCTGGAATGGAAATAAGATTGCAGGCAGCCTCGGAGTTTCGGCCCCCACTATCCGGCATTATCTGGACATTCTGGAAGATACTTTTATTGTAAGGCAACTTCAGCCGTATCATGCCAATGTCAAAAAAAGATTGATAAAGTCACCGAAGGTATATATCCGGGATGCTGGCCTCCTGCATGCCCTGCTGCGGATCAGAAACTTTGACGATCTCCAGGGCCACCCTTCACTGGGCAGCTCCTGGGAGGGTTTTGTAATCGAACAGATAATCGCTCTGTTGTCCGGTAATCGCGAGATATATTTCTATCGAACCAATGCGGGTGCGGAAATCGATCTTCTTTTTTTCGACAACAAGAACAACCCCGTAGCAGTCGAGATCAAATACTCAATGAGTCCCTCGGTCTCCAGAGGCTTCTGGAATGCCTGCGAAGACCTGTCCTGCACGATGGGATATGTGGTATACCCGGGCAATGAGATATATCCCGTAGGTAAAAACATCTTCACCCTGCCCTTCAAACAATTGGAAAAGATTCTTGAATAA
- a CDS encoding type II toxin-antitoxin system HicA family toxin: MPRKIRDLIRDLEKEGFINRGGKGSHRNFVHPMLKKPITISGNGNEDAKHYQEKAVQTAIEEVKK, encoded by the coding sequence ATGCCAAGAAAAATAAGAGACTTGATTAGAGATTTGGAGAAGGAAGGTTTTATAAATAGAGGAGGCAAAGGAAGTCACAGAAATTTTGTACATCCGATGCTGAAAAAGCCTATAACTATTTCAGGTAATGGAAATGAAGATGCGAAACACTACCAGGAAAAAGCAGTACAAACTGCCATTGAGGAGGTTAAAAAATGA
- a CDS encoding type II toxin-antitoxin system HicB family antitoxin, whose amino-acid sequence MTPGSKYVKIIEWSDADNCFIGSCPELFYGGCHGNDEREVFNELCEIIEETILLYKEDNKQLPVPISGKELVNKLQKVA is encoded by the coding sequence ATGACCCCTGGATCAAAATACGTAAAAATCATTGAGTGGTCAGACGCTGATAACTGTTTCATAGGTAGTTGTCCTGAACTTTTCTATGGTGGGTGTCATGGAAACGATGAGCGCGAAGTATTCAACGAACTTTGTGAGATTATAGAGGAAACAATACTGCTCTATAAAGAGGACAACAAACAACTCCCTGTACCGATATCTGGCAAAGAACTTGTAAATAAGTTACAAAAAGTAGCATAA